A genomic segment from Nicotiana sylvestris chromosome 1, ASM39365v2, whole genome shotgun sequence encodes:
- the LOC104224534 gene encoding protein VACUOLELESS GAMETOPHYTES, whose product MGRQNQSRDSTSQGKQHFSHPHILKPVNPTEAETLTCNACEKPSNRNKPFYGCNSCQYFLHENCFNAPRFLNHSSHPSHPLTLLPMPTYSSRSYTCKACGSAGNGSCFSCACCEFDIHLQCASCPSSIIVDKHPHQLGLHFGSPYQDKNIEYVCDICNVIMNRESWLYYCACCDFGSHLQCAISPEVGVFPRQQRPSPNPNPTVETINSVNEAHEQIITAQLRAQIEARGREAALDLFRTPRRYSYI is encoded by the coding sequence ATGGGAAGACAGAATCAGAGTAGAGATTCGACTTCTCAAGGTAAACAACACTTCAGTCATCCCCACATCTTGAAACCTGTGAATCCAACTGAAGCTGAAACTCTCACTTGCAATGCTTGTGAGAAACCAAGCAATAGAAATAAGCCATTCTATGGCTGCAATAGCTGCCAGTATTTCCTTCACGAAAACTGCTTCAACGCTCCTCGTTTTCTCAATCATTCATCTCATCCTTCCCACCCTTTAACCCTTCTCCCAATGCCAACTTACTCGAGTCGTTCTTATACTTGCAAGGCTTGTGGCTCTGCTGGCAATGGATCTTGCTTTAGCTGTGCTTGTTGTGAATTTGATATTCACTTGCAATGTGCTTCTTGTCCAAGCTCAATAATTGTTGACAAACACCCGCATCAATTGGGACTCCACTTCGGTTCTCCTTACCAAGATAAAAATATCGAATATGTTTGTGATATCTGCAATGTCATAATGAACAGGGAAAGTTGGTTGTACTATTGTGCTTGTTGTGATTTTGGGTCGCACTTACAGTGCGCAATTAGTCCTGAAGTTGGTGTTTTCCCCAGACAGCAGCGTCCGagtccaaatccaaatccaacaGTGGAAACGATAAATTCAGTAAATGAAGCTCATGAGCAGATTATTACAGCTCAACTTCGCGCTCAGATTGAGGCACGAGGAAGAGAGGCAGCTCTGGACTTATTCAGGACACCAAGAAGATACAGTTACATCTAA